CCGCGATCGAGTTGAACTCGGTCGGGAACAGCGTGCGGTACTTCGGGAGGTCGCCTTCGAGCAGCCGCGTGGTCGTCCGCCGGCCCGCGCCCTCGAAGCCGATCAGCCCCTCGCCGGCGCCTGAGCCCGAGAGCGCCAGTGTGACCGTGTCGCCGCTGGTGAGGGCCTTGGCGGTGTCCAGCAGCGTCTTGGCGGGCACCAGGGCGACCGCGGAGATGTCGGAGACCTCCGGCTTCCACAGGAAGTCGCGGACGGCGAAGCGGTAGCGGTCCGTCGAGGCGAGGGTGACCGTGTCGCCCTCGATCTCGATCCGTACGCCGGTGAGCACCGGGAGCGTGTCGTCGCGGCCCGCCGCGATGGCCACCTGGGCGGCGGCGGAGGCGAAGACCTCACCGGGGACGGTGCCGGTGGCGGTCGGCATCTGCGGCAGTGCCGGGTACTCGTCCACCGGCAGGGTGTGCAGGGTGAACCGCGAGGAACCGCAGACCACCGTCGCCCGTACACCGTCTGTGGAAATCTCCACCGGCCGGTTGGGGAGCGCGCGGCAGATGTCGGCGAGCAGCCGGCCGGAGACGAGGACCGTGCCGTCCTCCTCGACCTCGGCGTCCACCGAGACCCGGGCCGAGACCTCGTAGTCGAAGCTGGAGAAGCTCAGCGCGCCTTCCTCGGCCTTCAGCAGAAGGCCCGCAA
The nucleotide sequence above comes from Streptomyces sp. NBC_01716. Encoded proteins:
- the dnaN gene encoding DNA polymerase III subunit beta, which gives rise to MKIRVERDVLAEAVAWVARSLPARPPAPVLAGLLLKAEEGALSFSSFDYEVSARVSVDAEVEEDGTVLVSGRLLADICRALPNRPVEISTDGVRATVVCGSSRFTLHTLPVDEYPALPQMPTATGTVPGEVFASAAAQVAIAAGRDDTLPVLTGVRIEIEGDTVTLASTDRYRFAVRDFLWKPEVSDISAVALVPAKTLLDTAKALTSGDTVTLALSGSGAGEGLIGFEGAGRRTTTRLLEGDLPKYRTLFPTEFNSIAVIETAPFVEAVKRVALVAERNTPVRLSFEQGVLILEAGSSDDAQAVERVDAKLDGDDISIAFNPTFLLDGLSAIDSPVAQLSFTTSTKPALLSGKPALDAEADDAYKYLIMPVRLSG